A region from the Salicibibacter cibarius genome encodes:
- a CDS encoding long-chain-fatty-acid--CoA ligase, whose amino-acid sequence MLASLTPLDWKRRAIKYYPEKIAVIDEEKQFTYKEFGERTDRLSVALNEAGIQQGDHVAVMIPNTHYMLESFYGICQLGAAMVPLNYRLSAEDLEYIINHSDAKMLIVDEAFTEPIEEIREKLSLEKIIIISVEGHSNYLDGIVYEEFIRSVPSDAAPPEVAIDENQLLTLNYTSGTTSKPKGVMLTHRANYMNAANFMYHLNVRHDDIYLHTLPMFHANGWGGVWAITAAGATHVCLRKVDPPHILDLFENKNISLLCGAPTVINMLVNDPKAKEIDIATKPRMATAGAPPAAALIQKAQDILGLDMIHVYGLTETSPFILYCEWKKEFDDKPAEEQAAIKARQGIELAFNGETKVVREDGEEVNWDGNELGEIVTRGNVVMEGYYKAPEKTEEAIRDGWYHTGDLAVTHPDGFIEIRDRAKDLIISGGENISSTEVEGVLFKHPDIMDVAVIAVPDEKWGEIPKAVVVRQPDTRVTEENVIAFCRENLAHFKAPKAVEFVESLPKTATGKLQKFRLREEHWQGAKKVN is encoded by the coding sequence ATGTTAGCTTCTCTCACCCCTTTGGACTGGAAGCGAAGGGCGATCAAGTATTATCCGGAAAAAATAGCCGTCATTGATGAAGAAAAGCAGTTTACCTATAAGGAATTCGGGGAGCGTACTGACCGGCTTTCCGTAGCTTTGAATGAAGCAGGTATCCAACAAGGCGATCACGTTGCCGTTATGATTCCGAATACCCACTATATGCTCGAGAGTTTTTATGGTATTTGCCAGTTGGGTGCGGCAATGGTGCCGCTTAATTACCGATTATCCGCGGAAGATCTGGAATATATCATTAATCATAGCGATGCGAAAATGCTGATCGTCGATGAAGCGTTCACGGAGCCAATTGAGGAAATCAGGGAAAAGCTATCATTGGAAAAAATCATTATTATCTCTGTAGAAGGGCATTCTAATTACTTAGATGGGATCGTATATGAGGAATTTATCCGGTCCGTTCCATCAGATGCCGCGCCTCCCGAAGTGGCCATCGATGAAAACCAACTCCTAACCTTGAATTATACGAGTGGGACGACGTCCAAACCGAAAGGCGTCATGCTTACTCATCGCGCGAATTACATGAATGCCGCCAATTTTATGTATCATTTAAACGTTCGGCACGATGATATCTATTTGCACACGTTGCCGATGTTTCACGCTAATGGTTGGGGCGGTGTTTGGGCGATAACAGCAGCGGGGGCTACCCATGTATGTCTTCGGAAAGTCGATCCTCCGCACATTCTCGATTTGTTTGAAAATAAAAATATATCTCTTTTATGCGGTGCTCCAACGGTCATTAATATGCTCGTCAATGATCCAAAAGCAAAAGAAATCGACATCGCAACGAAGCCGCGGATGGCAACAGCAGGTGCGCCTCCGGCCGCAGCTCTTATCCAGAAAGCCCAAGACATTTTAGGATTGGACATGATACATGTTTACGGTTTAACGGAAACGTCTCCTTTCATTCTTTATTGTGAATGGAAAAAAGAATTCGACGATAAACCGGCTGAGGAACAAGCGGCCATAAAAGCGAGACAGGGCATTGAACTTGCGTTTAACGGGGAGACGAAAGTGGTTCGTGAGGACGGAGAAGAAGTAAATTGGGACGGAAATGAATTAGGCGAAATTGTCACCCGCGGGAACGTTGTCATGGAAGGATACTACAAGGCTCCGGAAAAAACAGAGGAAGCGATACGTGATGGTTGGTACCATACCGGTGATTTGGCGGTTACCCATCCGGATGGATTTATTGAAATCCGTGACCGGGCAAAGGACTTAATCATTTCCGGCGGTGAAAATATTTCTTCCACAGAGGTAGAAGGCGTGCTGTTTAAACACCCGGATATTATGGATGTAGCCGTTATAGCTGTTCCCGATGAAAAATGGGGCGAAATTCCGAAAGCCGTCGTTGTCCGGCAACCGGATACCCGTGTGACCGAAGAAAACGTGATTGCTTTTTGCCGCGAGAACCTCGCTCACTTTAAAGCGCCGAAAGCTGTCGAATTCGTGGAAAGCTTGCCGAAAACGGCAACCGGGAAGTTGCAAAAATTTCGTTTAAGAGAAGAGCATTGGCAAGGAGCGAAAAAAGTTAATTAG